Within the Streptomyces sp. R41 genome, the region GCCGAGGGCCTCGGCCTGTTCGCGCGGCTGCACACCGAGTTCGCCGCTCCGGCGGTGGACTCCCTGGTGACGCTCTGCGCCGCCCCTGACGATCCGGGACTGAGGCTCGCCGCGCTGGGGCAACTCGCGGGCTGCGCACCCGATCGCCTGCCGGCCGACCTCGTTCCCACCGTCATCGCCCTCCTCCGGGCCAGGTCACAGCGCCCCCGGGTGCCGGACGAGCCCGAGCGGCCCGACACCGACACGCTCATCGGCCATCTGCGACGCCTGCGCCCGGCGGACGAGGAGGGCTCCCAGCTGTTGCGGACGCTCCACTCGGGGCTCGGCGGCCGCACCGCCGACCGGATCGCCCTGCTCGAGGGGCAGTTGACCAGCGCGGATCCGGCCGACCGGTGCAATGCCGTGTGGATGTCCGCGGGGCTGCTGCGCGAATGGCGCGCCGACTACGCGGAACCGGTCGCCCTCATAGGCGAGCAACTCGTCTCGGACGAGGAGCGGTTGCGCGATGCCGCGGTGTCCGTCCTGGAATCCCTCTTCACTCTGGCGGTCCCGGCCGCCGACCGCCTCGCCGCTCTCGTGGCGGCGGCCCCGGAGTCGTGGGGGCGCGGGACCCCGACGCTGGGCCGCCCACTGAAGGCCTTGGCCAGAGCCGGGGATACCCGGGCGGTTCCGGCGCTCGCCCAGGTGCTGGCAGAGCCCGTCGTGCCGAACGACGTCGGCCACGTGATCGAGTACCTGGGCCCGGCGGGCGAACAGCTGGCCCCACTGCTGCGCGAGCGGCTCCGCGATGTCCCCCTCGACTCCCCCGAAACGTACGACCGGGCCGCACCCCTGTTGGTCGCGCTCGGCAGGTTGCGCTACGACGCCGCCGTACCGGAGGTGCTGCGCCTCCTGCACGGCATGCCGGGCGAACTGCGGCGCCGCGACTGGCTCGTGCAGGCGCTCGCGCGGACGCTCGGGACGTTCGGGGCCGGCGCGCGCGAGGCGGTACCGGCGCTGCGCGAGCTGCTGGACAGCGAGTGCGCCGTCACGGCGGCCGACGCGCTCTGGTCGGTGGCGGGGGACGCCGACGCCGTACTTCCCGTGCTGCTGAGGGAGTTGGCGGCAGAGCGGGCGCCGGCCGGTCACCCCCGAGCCGCCGCCGAAGCTCTCGGCCGCCTGGGCCCGTTGGCCGCCCCCGCGCTCCCGGGCCTGCACCGCTTGGCCGCCTCCTCCGAGGTGTGGGAGCGGACGGCCGCCGCGTGTGCGCTGTGGGACATAGCCCGGGATCCGGAGCCGGTCCTCCCGGTGTTCCGCTCCGCCTGGCGGCAGAACGCGTACACCCGCGGCACCATCGCCACATGTCTCGCCCGGATGGGCAGCGCGGCCGCGCCCGCCCACGATCTGATCCGGGCTGAACTCACCGCGCCACGACGGCACCGAGCGCGTTCCGGCGGATACGGCAGCCACGACATCCTCGAGGACGAATCGCTCCTGCACACCTGCCGAGCGGCGCTGGACGCCATGCGGTAGCCACGGCTCGCGGACGCCCCAACGTCGGGCGGGGGCCCACACGCGGGCGTCACCCACCGCCTCCGTGAGGTCACGGTCAGCACCGCGCGCATGCGGCACGCGCCTTCATCACCAGCGGCAGCTGGGTTCACTGCGCCGTACCGGCGCCGACGCCGACCTTGCCGGAGGAGGGAAGTCACCGGCAGGGTCGGCCCCGCGTCGGTTCCGGCTCACTTCTCGTTGAAGATGATCTCTTCTGGCTGGCGGGTCATCTTCACGGTGTGGCCGTTGATGACCTCGACCACGTGCTGCAGACCGGTGATGAGCTTCGAGGGGTCGGACTGGATGCGAAACTCGTCCGCGGCGCCACCGAGGAAGGCGGGGAAGCAGGTCACCGACGAGTCTGCGGGGTTGAGTTCCAGGTAGTCCTTCAGCCGGCGGAACAGTTTGGGGAGGATGACCGCCCCGTCGTCGGCCGTGAGGGAGGACATACCGGTGATCTTGGCCCCCTTCATGGTCACGTCGGCGTCATCGGCCCACACCCCGGTCTTGGCCGCCCTCGCCGCCTGGGCGGCGGCGCTGAGGACGTCGCGCAGATAGACGGGCAGGCCCGCGTAGAAGGTCGGGTAGGCCAGACCGAGCGAGAGCAGGTGGAAGTTCGCAGTCCTCCTCAGCAGATCGTCGCTGACGCCGATCTCGTAGCCGCTGTACGCCGGTGCGGTGCGGCGGCCGACGAAGGCCACGCAACGGCCGAAGGTGTCGGTGCCGCGGGTGAGGATGAAGCCGGGCACGCTGGCGGGGGTGGTGGTGACGGTCTCGTCGTCGTGGCGCTCGACGCTGGTGAAACCGAGCCACTTCAGCAGTTCGTCCGCGGCCCGGTGCGCGAGCTTCAGCGGCTGGTGCTGCACGGATGCGCCCTGGCCGTAGTGGGTCTCCAGCGCATCAACACCTTCCAGTCGGATGCTGGCGTGGCCGTCCGCTGCGGGCAGGATCTTTTCGCACCCGGGTACGAGTTTCCAGTCGGCCACGTCGTCCGGGATGAACGGGACGGTGTCACCGTCCGGCTTGGCCTTTTCCGACACCTTGAACGAGCCTCTGATCAGCAGCATCGACATGGCGACCCCTATGACAGTCATCACTGTGTGCGTTCGGCGATTACTTACAGTACACAGGCGGGTGTGGTGTCACGGCCATCCCGCGCCCGAGTCCCCGACAGGGCCGGCAGCGACAGCACTCGCCCCCTGCCTGCGGAGGCCGCCACCGGTGTCCGCCCAGCGATCCTGCGGGCCGCCGCCCATTTCGACCAGAGGAGCCGCGCGCAGAATTGACCACGCGGTCCCGCAAATTGACGAAGCGTCAACCAGCACGGGGTGCGGCACCCGCGGAAGGGTTCCGCCCCCGCTCGAAGATCCAACGCTGACCGTACAGACCCGAGCCCGCCCCACGGAACACCCCCCGCGTCGGTGGGGAGGACGGAGCGGCCGTCGTCCCGTGCATCGTCTTCCCACGTCCCGGCCACGTGCTGATCCAGTCCGGCAACGGCGCGGACCTGACCCCAGCTCTTGCTCGACTCTGTTCTGTTGCATACAGCCACTCATATGTGGACAAAGAAGCAGGTCATCAGATGCACTGCCCAAACGGAGGCAACAACAGGACGGCGGGCCCGTTTTTGATGGTGTCCCGCCGAGTGGTGGCCCGTGCGCCCGAGGTATGGGGCCTGGAGACGCCCGTGCGCCCGAGGCATGCGGCCTGGAGAGGCATGGGGCGGAGACCCGCTCCGCCGGGGCGTGGGGTGGAGACACGTCTGCGCGTCCGATGCCGTGGACGCGCAGACGCGGTGCGGCACGGCGCGGGCCGGCGCTCAGATGTGCCGCACGGGAGAGGCCGGGTACCCGTCTTCGTGCCGGGTACCTGCGCCTCGGCGATGTTTCCTCGTGCGACCGGGTCAGGCGTTGCCCCGAAGTGGTCCCTCGGTCCCTCCATGCTCCCGGGCGCCCTTCCTCCTGCTCTTGCGCTCTGCGGCGGCTCTCCGAGGCCGGAGGCCGGGTCGGCGGCCGGCGGGCCGGAGTGGGCGAAGCCGCCGCAGAAGTTTCTCTCCGTCGTCCACCCCTCAGCGTCGCGCCGCGAGGCCGGGCCGGGCACGGGCCGACCGGCCCTGCCGAGGGCCCGGTCGGCCCGCGACGGGCTCCAGCGCGCACGACGGGACACCCCCTCAGCTAGTCATTCGTCCCCACAGGGGCCCGACCCGCTCCCACTCCTCGTCCCACCGCTCCATACGCCGCCGTTCCAGCCGGCCACGGAGGAGCCGTCCTCCGACGAAGGGCACGCCCGCGGCGCTCACGCCGACCAGGACGCCGACCAGGGAGGCCCGCAGCCGGGCCTGGGAGGCGGTGGCGGGCCTGGTGACGAGGCGGCCGTCGGGGTCGGTCCACACGGTTACCGCGGTGCCCGCGGTGGTGCCGGCGAACACCCTCGCCTGGCCCGCGTGCGGCGACCCGTCCGCCGCGGTCCAGCGCACCTTCGCCCACACGAGGTCACCGCCGGTTTCCGTGGCGCTCCCGTCCGGCGCGTCCTCGGTGAGCAGGGCCGGGACGGAGCGCCACTCGGCGCGCTGCTGGGCGAGACCGTGTTCCACGGTCTGCGTGGCCGCCAGCCCGGCGAACACGCCGCCGAGCACGGTGAGCGCCCAGGCGACGAGCACGATCCAGGCCTCCAGGGCATCACTGCGTCGCCGCAGCGGGTTGCGCCGCCACCGCCACAGCCACACCTTCGGACCACGGAATGCCGCCATCAATGGCATCCTCCTCACAACCGCGCCGACCCGCCACATCTCCCTCCCATACGCGCTCGGCCCACCCGATGCTCACGCGGTGCCCCGCGACTCCCGCGCCCCGGCTGCCCCGGCGCCCCGCGGCCGAGTCCGCTGACTCCTTGCGAGAAGCCCGGCCGGGGCCCCGACACCACCGCCCTGACCTGCGTGAACGCCGCGCGCAGGGGTGACTGTCAGTGGCTGGGTGCAGACTGGCCCGTGTCTGAGACAACGACGTCGCGGAGGTGGTCGGCATGGCCGACGTACTGCTCACCGTAGGCACTCGCAAGGGGCTCTTCATCGGTCGACGGCGCGGCGGCGCCTGGCAGTTCGACGAGAGTCCGTACTTCAACGCGCAGGCCGTGTACTCGGTCGCGATCGACACCCGGGGCGAGAGGCCGCGGCTGCTGGCCGGAGGGGACAGCGCGCACTGGGGCCCGTCCGTCTTCCACTCCGACGACCTGGGCCGGACGTGGACCGAACCGGCCAAGGCCGCCGTCAAGTTCCCCAAGGACACCGGCGCTTCGCTGGAGCGCGTGTGGCAGTTGCACCCGGCGGCCGCCGAACCGGACGTGGTGTACGCGGGCACGGAGCCGGCCGCGCTGTACCGCTCGGAGGACCGGGGCGAGTCCTTCGAGCTCGTCCGCCCGCTGTGGGAGCACCCCACCCGCTCACAGTGGGTGCCGGGCGGCGGCGGAGAGGGGCTGCACACCATCCTCACCGACCAGCGCGACCCGCGAGCCGTGACGGTCGCCGTCTCCACGGCCGGGGTGTTCCGCACCGACGACGGCGGCGCGAGCTGGGCTCCCTCCAACTCCGGTGTCTCCGCGGTGTTCCTGCCGGATCCGAACCCGGAGTTCGGCCAGTGCGTGCACAAGGTCGCGCGGGACGCGGCGAATCCGGACCGGCTGTATCTGCAGAACCACTGGGGGGTGTACCGCAGCGACGACGCGGGCGGGCAGTGGACCGACATCGGCGAGGGGCTGCCGTCCACCTTCGGGTTCGCGGTCGCCGCGCATCCGCACCGCGGCGACACGGCGTACGTCTTCCCGATCAACGCCGACGCGGACCGGGTCCCGGCCGAACGGCGATGTCGCGTCTTCCGCACGGCGGACGCGGGCAAGAGCTGGGAGCCGCTCAGCGCCGGGCTGCCCGCCGAGGATCACTACGGCACGGTGCTGCGCGACGCGCTGTGGACGGACGGCGCGAACCCGGCGGGCGTGTACTTCGGCAACCGCAACGGCGAGGTGTACGCGTCGGCCGACGACGGCGACAGCTGGCAGCAGCTGGCCTCCCACCTGCCGGACGTGTTGTGCGTACGCGCCGCGGTCGTCGCCTGAGGCCCGGAAGACGCCGGCAGACGCCATGTGGACTCCACCAGACCATTCGGAGGCTCCAACGGAGCATGAAACAGCGCACCTTGTCCCGGGGGCCGGCCGGTTCGTCAACGGATCGGTCATCCTCGGTCGCCCCACGGCCACCGGGTTGATCTCCGACGCCTGTACGGCAGTAGGGTGACGCCCGTGGCACCACGACCGTTGCATGAAATCGTCGAACCGGGCTGGGCGAAAGCCCTGGAACCCGTGGCCGGACGGATCGCCGAGATGGGCGACTTCCTGCGCGCGGAGATCGCCGCGGGACGCACTTATCTCCCGGCGGGGGCGAATGTCCTGCGGGCCTTCCAGCAGCCCTTCGACGAGGTACGCGTCCTCATCGTCGGGCAGGATCCGTATCCGACGCCGGGACACGCGGTGGGGCTGTCGTTCTCGGTCGCGCCGGACGTCCGTCCGCTGCCCGGCAGCCTTATCAACATCTTCCGCGAGCTCAACACCGACCTGGGGCTGTCCCAGCCGTCCAACGGCGACCTCACGCCGTGGACCCAGCAGGGCGTGCTCCTGCTCAACAGGGCGCTCACCACGGCTCCGCGCAGCCCGGCGGCGCATCGCGGCAAGGGCTGGGAAGAGGTCACCGAGCAGGCGATCCGGGCGCTGGCCGCGCGAGGGCGTCCGCTGGTGTCGATCCTGTGGGGCCGCGACGCCCGCAATCTGCGTCCCCTCCTCGGCGACCTGCCCTCGGTGGAGTCCGCGCATCCCTCGCCCATGTCGGCGGACCGCGGCTTCTTCGGCTCCCGCCCCTTCAGCCGCGCCAACGACCTGCTGGCCAGGCAGGGAGCCGAGCCGGTGGACTGGCGCCTGCCGTGACCTCCGGCGGTGCGCTGCCCGGTGTGCTGGCCGTGGACTCGGGAGGGTCGGGGCTGCGCGCGGTGCTCGCCGTGCGGGGGGAGGCCTTCGGTGCCCCCCTGGCCTCGAAGGAACCGGTCCGCACGGGTCCGCGCGGCATCGACGCCGGGCATCTGCTGGAGCAACTGCTGCCGATGGCCCGGCAGTTGATGGCCGAGGCAAGGGTCGACGGGCTCGGGGCCTTCGCCATCGGAGCCGCGGGCCTGGCCACGCTCGGCGACGAGCTGCGCGCCGAGCTTCCGTCGGCGCTGGAGCGTGAACTCGGCGTGCGGCGGCTCGCGTTGGCCGCCGACGCGGTGACCGCGTACACGGGTGCGCTCGGCCATCGGCCGGGCGCGGTGATCGCCGCGGGCACCGGCATGATCGCCATCGGCACCGATCTGACGAGCTGGCGCAGGGCCGACGGATGGGGCCATCTGCTCGGCGACTGCGGCGGCGGGGCATGGATCGGCCGCGCGGGTCTCGAGGCGGCCCTGCGGGCCTTCGACGGGCGCCGGGGCGGCTCGGCGGCGCTGCTGGTGCGCGCGGAGGAGATGTTCGGCCCGATATCGGAACTGCCGGGCACGTTGTACCCGCGCACCGACCGGCCCGCCGTCCTCGCCTCCTTCGCCCCCGAGGTGGCCGCCTGCGCCGGGAGCGATCCGGTGGCGGCGGACGTCCTGCGCGCGGCCGCCCGGCACATGGCCGAGTCCGCGGCCGCGGTCTGCCCGGTCGGCGGCGAGGCCCAAGTCGCCGCCACCGGGGGTCTGTTCAAGATGGGTGACGCCCTCCTCGTACCCCTGCGTGAGGAGCTGGCGCGGCACCTGCCGTACGCCCGGCAGGTGCCGGCCGCCGGTGACCCGTTGGACGGCGCCCTGCGCATCGCCGTCGACCTGGCGAAGGGCGAGCTCGTACTCCCTCGTGACCAGCGGATGTTGTACGTAGTGACTGAAAAGACGGATTGATCCGCCCTGTCGGACAAGTGCAGTTGACGCACGCCGCCGGACGGATGGTCCCTCCATACTGATCGTTTCTGATCCTTACGTAACTCATCAGACAAAAGCGGACGGATACCGCTCACCTGCACCCTCCCCGAACAGGGGAGCCCAAGAAGCCAGTAACATGCGGCGCCATGAGCTCCCCCACTGGGCCCGCGTCCGGCCTGCCAGTACGAATGCCGCGACCCCGC harbors:
- a CDS encoding HEAT repeat domain-containing protein; its protein translation is MFTGIDEVDWASMQHAYGSAEDVPELLRGLASPCPQERETALDGMYGAVHHQGDVYDSTLASIPFLFALVAHAELPDRGCIVELLVSIGGGDAADGFPHGEADDLMDADEEEDGADDNYAMARTAIRAGAAVFVELIADRDPQVRRAVPSALVRFLDEPARVLGLLRERLDVEQDGGVRMALAEGLGLFARLHTEFAAPAVDSLVTLCAAPDDPGLRLAALGQLAGCAPDRLPADLVPTVIALLRARSQRPRVPDEPERPDTDTLIGHLRRLRPADEEGSQLLRTLHSGLGGRTADRIALLEGQLTSADPADRCNAVWMSAGLLREWRADYAEPVALIGEQLVSDEERLRDAAVSVLESLFTLAVPAADRLAALVAAAPESWGRGTPTLGRPLKALARAGDTRAVPALAQVLAEPVVPNDVGHVIEYLGPAGEQLAPLLRERLRDVPLDSPETYDRAAPLLVALGRLRYDAAVPEVLRLLHGMPGELRRRDWLVQALARTLGTFGAGAREAVPALRELLDSECAVTAADALWSVAGDADAVLPVLLRELAAERAPAGHPRAAAEALGRLGPLAAPALPGLHRLAASSEVWERTAAACALWDIARDPEPVLPVFRSAWRQNAYTRGTIATCLARMGSAAAPAHDLIRAELTAPRRHRARSGGYGSHDILEDESLLHTCRAALDAMR
- a CDS encoding N-acetylglucosamine kinase, translating into MTSGGALPGVLAVDSGGSGLRAVLAVRGEAFGAPLASKEPVRTGPRGIDAGHLLEQLLPMARQLMAEARVDGLGAFAIGAAGLATLGDELRAELPSALERELGVRRLALAADAVTAYTGALGHRPGAVIAAGTGMIAIGTDLTSWRRADGWGHLLGDCGGGAWIGRAGLEAALRAFDGRRGGSAALLVRAEEMFGPISELPGTLYPRTDRPAVLASFAPEVAACAGSDPVAADVLRAAARHMAESAAAVCPVGGEAQVAATGGLFKMGDALLVPLREELARHLPYARQVPAAGDPLDGALRIAVDLAKGELVLPRDQRMLYVVTEKTD
- a CDS encoding WD40/YVTN/BNR-like repeat-containing protein encodes the protein MADVLLTVGTRKGLFIGRRRGGAWQFDESPYFNAQAVYSVAIDTRGERPRLLAGGDSAHWGPSVFHSDDLGRTWTEPAKAAVKFPKDTGASLERVWQLHPAAAEPDVVYAGTEPAALYRSEDRGESFELVRPLWEHPTRSQWVPGGGGEGLHTILTDQRDPRAVTVAVSTAGVFRTDDGGASWAPSNSGVSAVFLPDPNPEFGQCVHKVARDAANPDRLYLQNHWGVYRSDDAGGQWTDIGEGLPSTFGFAVAAHPHRGDTAYVFPINADADRVPAERRCRVFRTADAGKSWEPLSAGLPAEDHYGTVLRDALWTDGANPAGVYFGNRNGEVYASADDGDSWQQLASHLPDVLCVRAAVVA
- a CDS encoding nuclease; this encodes MTVIGVAMSMLLIRGSFKVSEKAKPDGDTVPFIPDDVADWKLVPGCEKILPAADGHASIRLEGVDALETHYGQGASVQHQPLKLAHRAADELLKWLGFTSVERHDDETVTTTPASVPGFILTRGTDTFGRCVAFVGRRTAPAYSGYEIGVSDDLLRRTANFHLLSLGLAYPTFYAGLPVYLRDVLSAAAQAARAAKTGVWADDADVTMKGAKITGMSSLTADDGAVILPKLFRRLKDYLELNPADSSVTCFPAFLGGAADEFRIQSDPSKLITGLQHVVEVINGHTVKMTRQPEEIIFNEK
- a CDS encoding uracil-DNA glycosylase: MAPRPLHEIVEPGWAKALEPVAGRIAEMGDFLRAEIAAGRTYLPAGANVLRAFQQPFDEVRVLIVGQDPYPTPGHAVGLSFSVAPDVRPLPGSLINIFRELNTDLGLSQPSNGDLTPWTQQGVLLLNRALTTAPRSPAAHRGKGWEEVTEQAIRALAARGRPLVSILWGRDARNLRPLLGDLPSVESAHPSPMSADRGFFGSRPFSRANDLLARQGAEPVDWRLP